The genomic segment TACGGTGGCCCTGCATTACCTGAACACACACCACGGCTCGCCCTTCAGGGTGTTCGGACTGCAGCAGGTGCACAAGGCCAGCGCCGAGGTGAGGCTCTCATGACTCTGACACATGACCACACCTGTGAGTGTGTCCTTGGATCAGTGTTTGCTAACGCTGGCTAACTCTGGTGTTGACAGGATGTGGCAGCAGGAGGCAGGAAGTACAAGCTGGATTTCTCCGTGACAGACTGGGCCAGTGGCAGCGAGGTACACTTCATTACTAACGTGTCCAGAACCACTGACTCACCCCTGCCTAACCAGCTCTAGTGTACCGAGCACAGATCCAACAGCATGTATGGCAAGCCAGTTCAACATTTAATCCTTAAAACTAGTGTCTCTCTTCACACTACCAGCACTCATTTTTCAGCTACTAGCATCGATTACATTATGTAGCAGTACTTGTTTATTAGCTACTAGTGCTTATGATTAATATACTTGTACTGTTTTAAATAGATACTACTATGTGTTTCAGTAGTAACTATACTACTGTTACAAAAGATActagtgtataataataatgcacCAGTGTCTAATGTATAACTACTTATCTATTAAAAAGGCACTAATAGCAAatgaaaagtaatatttttttgattaaaaaaaagtgagtGAATAGTTGATGTCTGAAAGGCAGATCCCCATAGGAGTCAATGGCAAAAACTGGAATGTGTTTCTAGTAACAGTAGAATAGGTACTGAAATAGGTACTAGTAGCTAAAGAACAAGCAATAGTAACTAATTAAGTGGAATGGAAACTAGTAGCTAAAAATATTACTAGAAGCTATAAAACAAAAGCATATGTTTTAAGGATTCAACGTTGAAATGGCTTGCCATACTGTCAGTAaatcattataaatgtttaaCGCTGTAAATGAGCTGATATTTTTCTCCTCACTCCTCAAAGGAAACATTAACTAATTACTATCAGGAGACCAATCAGTAAAAGCTCAGATGAGTCTTCAGCAATTCAACAGTTAAATATCACGGTAGTAATTTATGCAAGCCTGTTGAGTAACGTACATGTGTTGCATTAATCCAAAATATTCCAACATTAACTAAGTGCTTCTCATCATTTAAACAATGTACTTTTCCCAGCTTTAGAAACATTACTGAAAATACAGATATTCTTGTGACACCAAATTTAAATAAGTGTTACATTCATATATAtcctgacaattttttttataaaaacaagagCATGACAGAAAATGTCAAGCTCATTAGGTCTAACTGATGGATAAAGATTATTTGTAGTGCatctttatgatttaaaatgccttgTTTCAGTCTTTTTGAGCAACGGTTCCTCAAACTTAAAGAGCCTCAACTATTGTAATCACAGTAGACTCATTCAGAAGGTGAATATTCTCCAAATATtccagaatatacatttaattcgTAACATTTGGTGAAGAGAACAGTAATGAACCTACTTTGCTCTGATGGACTTATAAATGCCAGAATGAGATTAGTCTTATTCTCTAGGTGCTGTAACTTaattatataacattaaattactGAACTATTTTTACACGCACTCCTTAATGTCAAtgtattgaatatttattttctgattatGCATATTTTCATCCCTAAATATGGACATTAATTTGGTGCTTTGTCACCCAGTCTAGACTCAAGCACACTGCAGTATAACTCTGGTCAGCGACTGATAGAGAACAGTAGGGTCGATTAACTCTCGGTACACAAGTGTGGGCTCAGTTAGGCATGTTAAATGAGAGAAATCCTTCTAGTATGTTGATTTAGTGCTCTGATGGGTGATGTGTGTTGTTTGTGTAGGGCCCAGCGCTGCGGTGCTCGGCGGACGTGTTGTTCCCCCAGACGGAGCGGCACAGTGGTCCTGAGGTGCAGCTGCGCTGTGAGGCCCTGCAGCAGATCAACCGCACCGCGCAGGAGGAGCACGCTTTCTACCAGAGATACATCTCGCCTGACAGCGCCGTCTCTGCACGCGACATACCAGGTGTGAACAACACCTGAACAATCCTGCACCTGACACCACAGTCCCACAGTGCACTGCAgcgcccctctctctctctctgtgtgcagaCAGCTATGGTAACGTGAGCGAGGAGATGCAGCCGTTCTGGCGTTTGGCTCGAGTGGCCGCATCCTCCATCATGCTCCGAGAGTCCAGTGAGAGAACAGAGTTCAACATGGCTCAGGTGGCCAGCGTCGCCCAGCAGGTGAGTGCAGACGCCCCCCACTGAGACAGAGATGGTTATTATGGGATTTAGATCACTATAACACAAACACTGTGTGTGTCTCAGGGGTCGAGCGAGGAGCAGCTGATGTTGGAGTTTGTGGTTCTTCTTCATGACTTCCCCTCACAGGTAACACAGAAACACTCCTCATCGTCTGTGGACAccgaggctgtgtgtgtgtgtgtgttgacggtgtgtgtgtgttctgtaggaGATCATTCAGTGGAAGCTGCTGGTGTCCTGGTCTCCAGACAGAGGCGTCAGGGTCCTGCAGACCGAGTGGCAGCCCAGATGCCCTCACGCCACCAAACCACCCAACTGACCCTGAGCTGACCCCGAGCTGTGTGCTGCATGTGTGCCAGTCATCCAGACCAATAAACACAGAACTATACAGCGGATGGCTGCAGTGTGTGTTCATCAGACAAACCCACTCTATTAATCACTGCTCACCTTATCAAATCAATGTCAGCTTAGAATCACTGATGTAgagttttatatatttctatttagtttttgtattttttttaatgtctattcaGGTTTAGGTACCTTAgaacattaaagtattttttttatatttttttaattttttaggtATTTTAGCACATCagaataaactaaatgaaaatgagaaattaaaataattaaataacaactaacatttattttataatcttaCTCCCACAAAAGTTCCCCTGAaatcaaaatagatttttattttgctGTTAGTATGAAtatgttagctttaacccttgtgagttgttcaaattcactaccctttcgttatgttcagGAAGAAAAcattcactaaattaaactgatgtaaaaatatcacacaaaatgacttcttttcaatataaaaagtgattgtgaactggatatttttttactttttataacagtcttgggttagtcaaagattagtaacaacacTGTCTTTGATGCACTGTtggtttttgtgcagcattatatttactttttctccctcatttactgTTGATGGCTGTTTTGCccctttgacttccattgtaaCTACATCTTGATttcaaagccatgacaccatataatcatccATTCTTGatggttggtggttttccctgttgggaagaggtcaaatttattttttacagttgatcaccaggtgggaccattaaccctttagatagacctgtgcaaaaaaaatgcaaaaaaatgtttctggcttgtatatggagctacagtatatggagtataacagcatattatagtgtgtgtgtgtgtgtgagcgagagagtcatttgtgcacttaccttgatgcgtctgagaaaatcaaaatatacacctcagctctcagaactacatggagtaaacaataacaGAGTAAAAGTAtgtatgcacctgctgccttttaacgGTGGTGAGAAGTACAgactaaataaaaacaagtggatttaaacacttgcatgccaccCTGCTGGTAATtcaatggtgagaagagcagcaagcaactgagaaagggcttgacttgtaccaacgttttagaaatgattattcAGCTTGACCTCTCCAgtgagctgcagcttatttgaagttggtattgcattttggttcataatacaaatccaattccaaaaaagttgggacactacaaattgtgagtataaaagcaatggaataatttacaaatctcatgaacttatattttattcacaacagaatatagataacatatcaaatgttgaaagtgagccattttgaaatgtcatgccaaatattggctcattttggatttcatgagggctacacattccaaaaaaagttgggactggtagcaataagaggctggaaaagttaaatgtacctataagaaacagctggaggaccaatttgcaacttattaggtcaattgtgaacatgattgggtataaaaagagcctctcagagtgacagtgtctatcagaagtcaagaagggcagaggatcaccaattccccaatGCTGCGACGAACAACAGtcgagcaatatcagaaaggagtttctcagagaaaaattacaaagagtttgaagttatcatcctctacagtgcataatatcacccaaagattcagagaatctggaacaatctctgtgtgtgagggtcaaggctggaaaaccatactggatgcctgtgatcttcggctcttagacagcactgcatcacatacaggaatgatactgtaatggagatcacaacatgggctcacaCTGTAAAAACGACAACTAACTAAGATTTGTGCATTCAATGACAATAAAATTGCTAGTTGGAACTTGAAATCTGTTTTAAGCCACTTGAACTCACTTTCAGACGTTTCTGAGGAAAAGTTAatcttattttataaattgagttgattttattttgaagttgtAGTTGACACCCAGTTAGAGTGAAGTCAACTTATCTGTGCATGCTCATTTGAACTGGCTGCGACAGGGTTTCCAACGATTATTCCAGGAGCTCCCTTCGAAAGTTTGCGTCTGCCATCTTGTCACGATGCCAACGGTAACTTTCCCTGACGTCTTTGTCGAGGAGAAATATTCCTTCTAATTCTAGTTCAGATCATTCAGAAAGTTCAGATTTACACATTTCTGAATTTATACTTAGGCATTATACAATTTATTGGTCATCTTTGGCAATATTGCATTATTTGTAAGGTCTCAAcaaggaatacttccagaaaacactgtctgtgaacacaatccactgtgctaTTCACCactgctggctaaaactctataggtcaaaaaagaagccatatctaaacatgatccagaagcgcaggtgttttctctgggcaaaggctcatttaaaatggactgtggcaaagtggaaaactgttctgcggtcagacgaatcaaaatgtgaagttctttttggaaaactgtgatgccatgtcatccggactaaagaggacaaggacaacccaagttgttatcgttGCTCAGTTCAGAAGACTGCATCtctggggttgcatgagtgtgtgtggcatgggcagcttacacatctggaaagatgagctccatcaatgctgaaagatatatccaagttctagaacaacatatgttcCCATCCAGaggtcgtctctttcagggaagaccttgcattttccaacatgacaatgccagaccacatactgcatcaattacaacatcatggctgttagaagaaggatccaggtactgaaatggccagcctgcagtccagatctttcacccataggaAACATTTggagcatcataaagaggaagatgtgacaaagaagaactaagacagttgagcaactagaagcctatattagacaagaatgggacaacattcctgttcctaaacttgagacacttgtctcctcagtccccagatgttttttctcagtttaaacatttgatatgtcatctatgttgtattctgaataaaatattgaaatttgaaacttccacatcactgcattctgtttttattcacaatttgtacagtgtcccaacttttttggaatcgggtttgtaaactATGTTCATAAATctgatgcaaagtagatttttttttttttttacagaaaaatctAAAATTGTATCACTGAaggatttaaaggttttaaactggctttaccatcaagaaaagacaagaaTTTCACACATAGGCTGTCTGTACTTCTCACCATcaaaatgcagcaggtgcataaacacacttactTTATTGTTTACTTcctgtagttctgagagctgaggtgtataTTTAGATAcgcatcaaggtaagtgcacaaaggtctatcatcccctctctctctctcacacacacacacacacacacacacacttctggacCCTTGCGATGGTATATAAGGCGTCGTCCCTGGAGTCACGCCTCTG from the Carassius gibelio isolate Cgi1373 ecotype wild population from Czech Republic chromosome A15, carGib1.2-hapl.c, whole genome shotgun sequence genome contains:
- the lxn gene encoding latexin isoform X1; the protein is MKTFCSVWLLLSLVELSPAPPVSQEPPLACTGAPGHAPQSETAEDMASTGDLEPTHYPARRAATVALHYLNTHHGSPFRVFGLQQVHKASAEDVAAGGRKYKLDFSVTDWASGSEGPALRCSADVLFPQTERHSGPEVQLRCEALQQINRTAQEEHAFYQRYISPDSAVSARDIPDSYGNVSEEMQPFWRLARVAASSIMLRESSERTEFNMAQVASVAQQGSSEEQLMLEFVVLLHDFPSQEIIQWKLLVSWSPDRGVRVLQTEWQPRCPHATKPPN
- the lxn gene encoding latexin isoform X2, which translates into the protein MASTGDLEPTHYPARRAATVALHYLNTHHGSPFRVFGLQQVHKASAEDVAAGGRKYKLDFSVTDWASGSEGPALRCSADVLFPQTERHSGPEVQLRCEALQQINRTAQEEHAFYQRYISPDSAVSARDIPDSYGNVSEEMQPFWRLARVAASSIMLRESSERTEFNMAQVASVAQQGSSEEQLMLEFVVLLHDFPSQEIIQWKLLVSWSPDRGVRVLQTEWQPRCPHATKPPN